From Pseudomonadota bacterium, one genomic window encodes:
- a CDS encoding alpha/beta hydrolase-fold protein, with protein sequence MPRILRRLSRSFAPFRRGERLLAEGAVESRILGRRVAFATLAPPAPHAGRRDLPVVLVLHGLGDDHLALDDFGIARRLARAMAEGRLPPFCAIAPDGERGFWINWHDGSRRYEDCLIREILPAAERALGVDADRGRRHVVGVSMGGIGALHVGLRHPELFASAASLSGAILDEEQAKLFARDPYAKWFVPLDRIFGDGTDREFLEAHNPFAVVRGRGAPLGQGLFIAAGEREKPFFAETTRAFHRFLERASVPHAFEMYPGGHGWRSWAPVLERAIGYALASPSPSVPLPVRNDETYPLGPPSDAEGGGILI encoded by the coding sequence ATGCCGAGGATCCTGCGCCGCCTCTCGCGCTCCTTCGCGCCGTTCCGCAGGGGCGAGCGGCTCCTCGCCGAGGGCGCCGTGGAGTCGCGGATCCTCGGCCGCCGCGTCGCGTTCGCGACCCTCGCGCCCCCCGCGCCGCACGCCGGCCGCCGCGATCTTCCGGTCGTGCTCGTCCTGCACGGCCTCGGCGACGATCACCTCGCCCTCGACGACTTCGGGATCGCCCGGAGGCTCGCGCGGGCGATGGCGGAGGGACGGCTGCCGCCGTTCTGCGCGATCGCGCCGGACGGCGAGCGCGGCTTCTGGATCAACTGGCACGACGGCTCGCGGCGTTACGAGGACTGCCTCATCCGGGAGATCCTCCCGGCGGCCGAGCGCGCGCTCGGCGTCGACGCGGATCGAGGGCGGCGCCACGTCGTCGGCGTCTCCATGGGCGGCATCGGCGCGCTCCACGTCGGGCTGCGCCACCCGGAGCTGTTCGCGTCCGCGGCCTCGCTCTCGGGCGCGATCCTCGACGAGGAGCAGGCCAAGCTGTTCGCGCGCGATCCGTACGCGAAGTGGTTCGTGCCGCTCGATCGCATCTTCGGCGACGGGACCGATCGGGAGTTCCTCGAGGCGCACAACCCGTTCGCCGTCGTGCGCGGGCGCGGCGCGCCGCTCGGCCAGGGGCTGTTCATCGCGGCCGGGGAGCGCGAGAAGCCGTTCTTCGCCGAGACCACGCGGGCGTTCCACCGCTTCCTCGAGCGGGCCTCCGTGCCGCACGCGTTCGAGATGTACCCGGGCGGCCACGGCTGGAGAAGCTGGGCGCCGGTCCTGGAGAGGGCGATCGGGTACGCGCTGGCCTCACCCTCACCCTCGGTCCCTCTCCCGGTGCGGAATGACGAGACCTACCCCCTCGGTCCCCCTTCCGATGCGGAAGGGGGAGGCATCTTGATTTGA